From Brucella pseudogrignonensis, a single genomic window includes:
- a CDS encoding tetratricopeptide repeat protein: MLPLPMRFKVMHSSGKFVARNCLMAATAVLALGLVGCQSSSTQTALSTVDRAQGSTENIGSLTSVIQSNPRDPEAYNVRGSAYGKARRYKEALRDFDQAIALNPNFYQAYANRALIYRYMNDNGKAAQDYSRAIQINPQYDAAYVGRGNVYRQAGRLDQALSDFNQAIALQTTDGRAYHNRGLIYQSKGQHKQAIEDFSKAISLNSTAPEPYNGRGISYLALGDLDNAFDDFNTAITLDGNVAESWANQAVVYEQRGDKAKAANSYLRATQLDPNYQPAKSGLARTRG; encoded by the coding sequence ATGCTGCCGTTGCCAATGCGCTTTAAGGTGATGCACTCGTCCGGCAAATTTGTTGCCCGTAACTGCCTGATGGCTGCAACAGCTGTTTTGGCTCTTGGTCTTGTCGGCTGCCAAAGCTCCTCGACACAAACCGCGTTGAGCACGGTTGATCGTGCTCAGGGGTCTACCGAGAACATTGGCTCGCTCACCAGCGTTATTCAGAGCAATCCGCGCGATCCCGAAGCTTATAATGTTCGCGGCTCTGCCTACGGCAAGGCACGACGTTATAAGGAAGCGCTGCGCGATTTTGATCAGGCGATAGCCCTTAATCCGAATTTCTATCAGGCCTATGCCAACCGCGCCTTGATCTATCGTTACATGAATGACAACGGTAAGGCCGCGCAGGACTATAGCCGCGCGATCCAGATCAATCCGCAATATGATGCGGCCTATGTTGGTCGCGGCAATGTGTATCGTCAGGCTGGACGTCTTGATCAGGCATTGAGTGATTTCAACCAGGCGATTGCCTTGCAGACGACGGACGGCCGCGCTTACCATAATCGTGGTCTGATCTATCAGTCCAAGGGCCAGCATAAGCAGGCGATCGAGGATTTCTCGAAAGCGATTTCACTGAATTCGACTGCACCTGAACCATACAATGGCCGTGGTATTTCTTATTTGGCGCTCGGCGATCTCGACAATGCGTTTGACGATTTCAATACGGCGATCACCCTTGATGGCAATGTTGCTGAAAGCTGGGCTAATCAGGCGGTTGTTTATGAACAGCGTGGTGATAAGGCAAAGGCAGCAAATTCCTATTTGCGCGCGACGCAGCTGGATCCAAACTATCAGCCTGCAAAATCCGGACTTGCGCGCACACGCGGCTAA
- the rpsU gene encoding 30S ribosomal protein S21 yields the protein MQVLVRDNNVDQALRALKKKMQREGIFREMKMRGHYEKPSEKRAREKAEAVRRSRKLARKRAQREGLIGGGRTAAR from the coding sequence GTGCAGGTACTCGTCCGCGATAACAATGTTGATCAGGCTCTCCGCGCTCTTAAGAAAAAGATGCAGCGCGAAGGTATCTTCCGCGAAATGAAGATGCGTGGCCATTATGAAAAGCCATCTGAAAAGCGCGCCCGCGAAAAGGCAGAAGCCGTTCGTCGTTCGCGTAAGCTGGCTCGTAAGCGCGCACAGCGTGAAGGTCTTATCGGCGGCGGTCGTACCGCAGCTCGCTAA
- a CDS encoding MaoC family dehydratase, translated as MKDAITLDQLREAIGTEIGCSEWREVTQEMINQFADATDDHQFIHVDPERAAKETPFGGTIAHGFLTLSLLSTLAFEALPMLEGATMGINYGFDKVRFMSPVKTGARVRARFKLADADIRPSGRVVNHYEVTLEVENMVKPALTATWLTIAVVEPVRG; from the coding sequence ATGAAAGACGCAATTACGCTCGACCAGTTGCGCGAGGCGATCGGTACGGAAATCGGATGTTCCGAGTGGCGCGAAGTCACGCAGGAAATGATCAATCAGTTTGCGGATGCAACGGATGATCATCAGTTCATTCACGTCGATCCAGAGCGTGCAGCCAAGGAAACGCCTTTTGGCGGCACGATTGCGCACGGCTTTTTGACCCTGTCGCTGCTTTCGACGCTGGCATTTGAAGCACTTCCAATGCTTGAAGGTGCAACAATGGGCATCAATTACGGCTTTGACAAAGTGCGGTTCATGTCGCCGGTGAAGACCGGTGCGCGTGTTCGTGCCCGTTTTAAGCTCGCCGATGCCGATATTCGTCCATCGGGCCGCGTCGTGAACCATTACGAAGTGACGCTGGAAGTCGAAAATATGGTCAAGCCAGCGCTGACCGCAACATGGCTCACCATTGCTGTGGTTGAGCCCGTTCGCGGATAA
- a CDS encoding HAD family phosphatase translates to MSNASPFDLVIFDCDGVLVDSEPLSCRAFEQVYANHGMVLPEGTVAKGIGMKQADILAMIADLTGHRLPAEALTQFWPETKVLFAEHLQPAVGIADFLKVLPNKRCVASSSQPERIAFSLEKTGISQYFGDAVYSSSMVKRGKPAPDLFLFAADKMGVDPARCVVIEDSPFGVEGAIAAGMTAFGYTGGGHTYEGHAERLSSKGAHKVFDHWDNIAREILVTA, encoded by the coding sequence ATGAGCAACGCATCCCCCTTCGACCTCGTCATCTTTGATTGCGATGGTGTTCTCGTCGATAGCGAACCGCTTTCCTGTCGCGCCTTTGAGCAGGTATATGCCAATCACGGCATGGTGTTGCCGGAAGGAACCGTTGCCAAAGGTATCGGCATGAAACAGGCCGACATCTTGGCGATGATAGCCGATCTGACTGGTCATCGTCTGCCGGCTGAGGCGTTGACCCAGTTCTGGCCTGAAACGAAGGTTTTGTTTGCAGAGCATTTGCAGCCAGCGGTTGGTATTGCAGACTTCCTGAAAGTGCTGCCTAACAAGCGTTGTGTGGCGTCTTCATCGCAGCCAGAGCGTATTGCCTTCAGTCTCGAGAAGACCGGGATCAGCCAATATTTTGGTGATGCCGTTTATTCATCCAGCATGGTCAAGCGCGGGAAGCCTGCGCCAGACTTGTTTCTGTTTGCTGCCGATAAAATGGGTGTCGATCCGGCGCGCTGTGTGGTGATCGAAGATTCGCCTTTTGGCGTTGAAGGTGCAATTGCGGCTGGTATGACGGCTTTTGGCTATACGGGCGGCGGACATACCTATGAAGGCCATGCTGAACGTTTATCATCCAAGGGTGCGCATAAGGTTTTTGACCATTGGGACAACATTGCCCGTGAAATACTGGTTACTGCCTGA